From Heliomicrobium modesticaldum Ice1, a single genomic window includes:
- a CDS encoding FeoA family protein, with translation MKTLKDVKPGQSAVVDKVLVTGTAKGRLMAMGVLKGATIGVVKVAPLGDPIEVQIKGYNLSFRKSEAEQIMVL, from the coding sequence GTGAAAACCCTCAAAGATGTCAAACCGGGCCAATCCGCCGTCGTCGATAAGGTGTTGGTCACCGGAACCGCCAAAGGCCGTCTGATGGCCATGGGGGTCTTAAAAGGCGCCACCATCGGCGTCGTCAAAGTAGCCCCCCTGGGCGATCCTATTGAGGTACAAATCAAAGGGTATAACCTCTCTTTTCGCAAGTCCGAAGCCGAACAAATCATGGTCCTATGA
- the feoB gene encoding ferrous iron transport protein B — translation MSAITVALAGNPNTGKTTLFNALTGAHQHIGNWPGVTVEKAVGRLKKADKTFTIVDLPGTYSISAYSLEERIVADYLNREKPDVVVNVVDASNLERNLYLTVQLIEAGTPLLIALNMVDEAKQKGVQIDTDALSRCLGVPVAPTVATRKEGLRDLVERFDPAAYQSKAQQDPLLTEYLAQADSLRAAEDEDALIEARYAFISDVLARSARTEGPLEASFSDRLDNILTHRVLGIPIFLTLMYLMFEVTFTWVGQPLADLLDGWISGPFTEWASESLVSLGVAEWMQSLIVDGIIAGVGGVVVFAPIIFTLFLFISILDGSGYMARVAFIMDQAMRKIGLSGKAFLPMLIGFGCSVPAIMGARVLDSERDRRIAALIAPLMSCSARLPVYALFTALFFAEKESLVVFSLYVLGIALAILMGILFKKTLLKGESEPFVMELPPYRLPSWQTVLTQTWEKGKGFLIKADTIIFSMSVVIWLLSNFNLEGPAEIQDSFLAAIGSIIAPLFTFHGFASWESGVAILTGILAKEAVISTLGIVYGIGELSEEAVDAAAQMLPIAQVHFTALSAYAFMVFTLIYTPCMAALATLKKELGSWKWTLLGALYPFALAWLMSLVVYQVGRLLGFEG, via the coding sequence ATGTCTGCCATCACCGTCGCCCTCGCCGGCAACCCGAACACCGGCAAAACGACCCTCTTTAACGCCCTCACGGGCGCCCACCAGCACATCGGCAACTGGCCCGGCGTTACCGTGGAAAAGGCCGTCGGCCGGTTGAAAAAAGCGGATAAAACCTTCACCATCGTCGATCTGCCCGGTACATACAGCATCAGCGCCTATTCCCTGGAAGAACGCATCGTTGCCGATTATCTCAACCGGGAAAAACCGGACGTCGTCGTCAATGTGGTCGACGCCTCCAATTTGGAACGAAACCTCTACCTGACGGTACAACTGATCGAAGCCGGGACGCCCCTGCTGATCGCCTTGAACATGGTCGACGAAGCCAAGCAGAAAGGCGTTCAGATTGACACAGATGCCCTGAGCCGCTGTCTCGGCGTCCCTGTGGCGCCCACCGTGGCGACGCGCAAAGAAGGCCTCCGAGATTTGGTGGAGCGCTTCGACCCAGCCGCCTACCAATCTAAGGCGCAGCAGGATCCCTTGCTGACCGAGTACCTGGCCCAGGCCGATTCCCTGCGGGCGGCTGAAGACGAGGACGCCTTGATCGAAGCCCGCTACGCCTTCATTTCCGATGTGCTGGCGCGATCGGCGCGGACGGAGGGACCTTTGGAGGCGTCCTTCAGCGACAGACTGGACAACATTCTGACCCACCGCGTTCTCGGCATCCCCATCTTCCTGACCCTAATGTACCTCATGTTCGAGGTGACCTTTACCTGGGTCGGTCAACCGCTGGCCGATCTGCTCGATGGCTGGATCAGCGGACCTTTCACCGAGTGGGCGTCGGAATCCCTCGTCTCCCTCGGCGTCGCCGAATGGATGCAGTCGCTCATCGTCGACGGGATCATCGCAGGCGTAGGCGGTGTCGTCGTCTTCGCCCCCATCATCTTCACGCTCTTTTTGTTCATCAGCATCCTCGACGGCTCCGGTTACATGGCCCGCGTCGCCTTCATCATGGACCAGGCCATGCGCAAGATCGGCCTCTCCGGCAAAGCCTTCCTGCCCATGCTGATCGGCTTCGGCTGCTCCGTCCCGGCCATCATGGGCGCCCGCGTCCTCGATTCGGAGCGGGATCGCCGCATCGCCGCGCTGATCGCGCCGTTGATGTCCTGCAGCGCCCGTTTGCCCGTCTACGCCCTCTTCACCGCCCTCTTTTTCGCCGAAAAGGAAAGCCTCGTCGTCTTCTCCCTCTACGTGCTCGGCATCGCGCTAGCCATCTTGATGGGGATCCTCTTCAAGAAGACCCTCTTGAAGGGCGAATCTGAGCCTTTCGTCATGGAGCTGCCCCCCTACCGTTTGCCCTCCTGGCAGACGGTATTGACCCAGACTTGGGAAAAGGGCAAGGGCTTCTTAATCAAAGCCGACACGATCATCTTCAGCATGTCCGTGGTGATCTGGCTCCTCAGCAATTTCAACCTGGAAGGTCCCGCCGAGATCCAAGACAGCTTCCTCGCCGCTATCGGCAGCATCATCGCCCCCCTCTTCACCTTCCACGGTTTCGCCTCCTGGGAATCTGGCGTAGCCATCCTCACAGGGATCCTGGCCAAAGAGGCTGTCATCTCCACCCTCGGTATCGTCTACGGCATCGGCGAGCTGTCCGAAGAGGCCGTCGATGCGGCCGCCCAGATGCTGCCCATCGCCCAAGTCCACTTTACCGCCCTCTCCGCCTACGCCTTCATGGTCTTCACCCTCATCTACACGCCCTGCATGGCCGCCCTGGCCACCCTGAAAAAAGAGCTCGGATCGTGGAAATGGACCTTGCTGGGCGCCCTTTACCCCTTCGCATTGGCCTGGCTGATGTCGCTGGTGGTGTACCAGGTTGGACGGTTGCTAGGGTTTGAGGGGTGA
- a CDS encoding TrpB-like pyridoxal phosphate-dependent enzyme — protein sequence MLDEKSIPTAWYNVQADMPNPAEPALHPGTLQPLGPADLTPLFPMELIKQEVSTERWVEIPEEVRELYKQWRPTPVYRATGLEKLLDTPAKIYYKYEGTSPAGSHKLNTALPQAYYNKAAGIKRLATETGAGQWGSALSLACTFFGLECVVYMVKVSYNQKPYRKAFMQVYGAEVIPSPSMRTASGRQVLELNPDSPGSLGIAISEAVEDAVSREDTNYALGSVLNHVILHQTVIGLEAKAQLAMVDEYPDVVLGCCGGGSNFAGIAFPFLADRFQGKKVRLVAVEPDACPTLTKGVYAYDYGDLAKLTPVAKMYTLGHDFIPPGFHSGGLRYHGDSPLVSQLYHEGFLEAQAYGQRTIFEAALAFARSEGIIPAPESAHAIAGAIAEAKAAKEAGEARTILFCLSGHGIFDLGAYEAYLSGGLKDVPYSEEALAKSLNNLPKV from the coding sequence ATGCTGGACGAGAAATCCATCCCCACTGCCTGGTACAACGTACAGGCTGACATGCCGAACCCGGCCGAGCCGGCCCTCCATCCCGGCACCTTGCAGCCCCTGGGACCGGCCGATTTGACGCCCCTTTTCCCGATGGAATTGATCAAGCAGGAGGTCAGCACCGAACGCTGGGTTGAGATCCCCGAAGAGGTGCGGGAACTGTACAAGCAGTGGCGGCCTACGCCCGTCTACCGCGCCACGGGATTGGAAAAGCTCCTCGACACGCCGGCAAAGATTTACTATAAATACGAGGGAACCAGTCCAGCCGGCAGCCACAAACTGAACACGGCCCTCCCGCAGGCCTACTATAACAAGGCGGCCGGCATCAAACGGCTGGCCACGGAAACGGGCGCCGGCCAGTGGGGAAGCGCTTTGTCGCTGGCCTGCACCTTCTTCGGCCTGGAATGTGTCGTCTACATGGTGAAGGTCTCCTACAACCAGAAGCCCTACCGCAAAGCCTTCATGCAGGTCTACGGCGCCGAAGTCATCCCGTCGCCGTCGATGCGCACCGCCTCCGGCCGCCAGGTCCTTGAGTTGAACCCTGATTCGCCCGGCAGCCTGGGCATCGCCATCTCCGAAGCCGTCGAGGACGCCGTCTCCCGGGAGGACACCAATTACGCCCTCGGCAGCGTTTTGAACCATGTCATCCTGCACCAGACGGTCATCGGCCTGGAGGCGAAAGCCCAATTGGCCATGGTCGACGAATACCCTGATGTGGTCCTTGGCTGCTGCGGCGGCGGAAGCAACTTCGCCGGCATCGCCTTCCCCTTCTTGGCCGACCGCTTCCAGGGCAAGAAGGTGCGTCTCGTTGCCGTCGAACCCGACGCCTGCCCGACGCTGACCAAGGGCGTTTACGCCTACGACTACGGCGACCTGGCCAAGTTGACGCCGGTGGCCAAGATGTACACCCTCGGCCACGACTTCATCCCCCCTGGCTTCCATTCCGGAGGTCTCCGCTACCATGGCGACTCGCCGCTCGTCAGCCAACTCTACCACGAAGGCTTCTTGGAAGCCCAAGCCTATGGACAGAGGACCATCTTCGAAGCCGCCCTTGCGTTCGCCCGCAGCGAAGGGATCATCCCGGCGCCCGAATCGGCTCACGCCATCGCCGGCGCCATCGCCGAGGCGAAAGCAGCCAAAGAGGCCGGCGAAGCCCGCACCATTCTCTTCTGCCTCTCCGGCCACGGCATCTTTGATCTGGGCGCTTACGAGGCCTACCTCTCCGGCGGGCTCAAGGACGTGCCCTACTCGGAAGAGGCACTGGCGAAGAGTTTGAACAACCTACCGAAGGTGTAA
- a CDS encoding YvrJ family protein: MDTVLQSVANVGFPVALAAYLLVRMEGRLEALTGAISELTKLVEILKEQL, translated from the coding sequence GTGGACACCGTTCTCCAATCCGTCGCCAACGTGGGTTTTCCTGTGGCCCTGGCCGCCTACCTCTTGGTTCGCATGGAGGGGAGATTGGAAGCGCTCACCGGCGCCATCAGCGAGTTGACCAAATTGGTGGAAATCCTCAAAGAGCAGCTCTAA
- a CDS encoding FeoA family protein: MRSPLSMVNRGRQVIIHQVEGCRKTKRHLEEMGFLPGTIVAVCQTSGGPMVVEVRGSKVMLGKSLAENIKVIHCCEREVGR, translated from the coding sequence ATGCGCTCTCCGCTTAGCATGGTCAACCGGGGACGGCAGGTGATCATTCATCAGGTCGAAGGTTGTCGGAAAACGAAGCGTCATCTGGAAGAGATGGGCTTCCTTCCCGGAACGATAGTCGCCGTTTGCCAGACCAGCGGGGGACCGATGGTGGTAGAGGTCCGGGGCAGCAAGGTCATGCTGGGAAAAAGCCTGGCAGAGAATATCAAGGTGATCCATTGTTGCGAAAGGGAGGTCGGCAGGTGA
- a CDS encoding DUF2922 domain-containing protein, producing MATKEMLELVFTNQMGREVVLRVKDPKADLTPAQVAAAMDTIIASNVFTTTGGDLVNKKDVRLVSSSVTDLWNP from the coding sequence GTGGCTACAAAAGAGATGCTGGAACTGGTCTTCACCAACCAAATGGGGCGGGAAGTGGTTCTACGAGTCAAAGATCCCAAAGCAGATCTCACCCCCGCCCAGGTGGCGGCGGCCATGGACACGATCATTGCCTCGAACGTCTTCACCACCACCGGCGGCGACCTGGTCAACAAAAAAGATGTCCGACTGGTGTCGTCCAGCGTGACCGACCTCTGGAACCCCTAA
- a CDS encoding type I restriction endonuclease subunit R: MSQHQAFCESELEEAALEWFQELNYETAFAPELSPGGDYPEREDYGDVILQDRLRDALQRINPHLPPEAIEDAYRQIAIPQSPSLLMNNKAFHKLITDGIDISYRHKGGAVRYAKAMVFDFDPCRVDNNDWLVVNQFTVIENRVEKRPDMVVFVNGIPLVVIELKSSSDEEVGISEGFNQLQTYKQTIPSLFTYNAFMVTSDGINARAGTLTADEDRFMMWRTIDGDDVAPLSIPQLEVLIKGMFDKRRLLDIVRHFITFQTDGRDTYKLLAGYHQYHAVNKAVDSTVRATLEKGDRRIGVIWHTQGSGKSLSMVFYTGKLVLAEELDNPTIVVITDRNDLDDQLFGAFARSKDLLRQTPVQAKDRADLRRLLEREAGGIIFTTIHKFAPEAKGDRIPVLTDRKNVIVIADEAHRSQYGFGADVVEGKDEADIKYGYAKYMRDALPNASYIGFTGTPIELTDKNTRAVFGDYIDIYDMTRAVEDGTTVKIYYESRIAKLDLPDEMKPVVDEEYEEITEHQEYEQKEKLKSKWSRLEAIVGADERIQVVARDIVEHFEKRQAAQETAVGKAMIVVMSRRIAVDLYHAIVTLRPEWHSDDLDRGVIKVVMTGGSADPKEWQPFIGTKATRDRLAKRMKDNDDELKLVIVRDMWLTGFDVPSMHTMYIDKPMGGHNLMQAIARVNRVFREKQGGLVVDYIGIAENLKAALRDYTESDKQTTGVDTDQAAEVMLEKYDLIQEMLHGHDYSKFFTGKASDRMQAIVETIDFVIGLRERKDEYMRLVTELSKAYSLCATTDAAEKLNLEVGFHKAVKAGIIKMIPENTKKRTGAHLDAQLNQLISKSISSNEVIDILQAVGLQKPNIAILSDEFLEEVRVMKQKNLAVELLNRLLKGKVKAFARKNLILSKKFSEMLEQAIKKYQNRTIETTQVIIELIELAKEVNKAHGRGENTGLTEDELAFYDALADNESARELMGDEILKQIARDLTQQIKRNMTVDWSLRSSVQARMKMIIKRLLKKYNYPPDNREKALSTVMEQARLLCVSEAAALNSGDQVSELRVAERLDHRYEV; this comes from the coding sequence ATGTCGCAACACCAGGCGTTCTGCGAATCGGAACTGGAAGAGGCCGCCCTGGAATGGTTTCAGGAACTGAACTATGAAACCGCCTTCGCCCCCGAACTCTCGCCGGGCGGCGATTACCCGGAACGGGAAGACTATGGCGACGTCATCCTCCAGGATCGGTTGCGAGACGCGCTCCAGCGGATCAACCCGCACCTGCCTCCCGAAGCCATCGAGGACGCCTACCGGCAGATCGCCATCCCCCAGAGCCCGAGCCTGCTCATGAACAACAAGGCCTTCCACAAGCTGATCACCGACGGGATCGACATAAGTTACCGCCACAAAGGCGGCGCTGTCCGCTATGCAAAAGCCATGGTCTTCGATTTTGACCCCTGCCGTGTTGATAATAACGACTGGCTCGTCGTCAACCAGTTCACCGTCATCGAAAACCGGGTGGAGAAACGGCCCGACATGGTCGTCTTCGTCAACGGCATCCCCCTCGTCGTCATCGAACTGAAGAGCAGTTCCGATGAAGAGGTCGGCATCAGCGAAGGCTTCAACCAACTACAGACCTACAAGCAGACCATCCCCTCGCTCTTTACATATAACGCCTTCATGGTGACGAGCGACGGGATCAACGCCAGGGCAGGGACGCTGACGGCTGATGAAGACCGCTTCATGATGTGGCGGACCATCGACGGCGACGATGTGGCGCCATTGTCGATCCCCCAACTGGAAGTCCTAATTAAAGGCATGTTCGACAAGCGCCGGCTCCTCGACATCGTCAGGCACTTCATCACCTTCCAGACCGATGGCCGCGATACCTACAAGCTCCTGGCGGGCTATCACCAGTACCATGCCGTCAACAAAGCCGTCGACAGCACCGTCCGGGCGACGTTAGAAAAGGGCGACCGTCGGATTGGCGTCATATGGCACACGCAAGGTTCCGGCAAGAGTCTTTCCATGGTCTTTTACACCGGTAAATTGGTTCTGGCAGAGGAGTTGGACAATCCGACCATCGTCGTCATCACTGACCGCAATGATTTAGACGATCAACTCTTCGGCGCCTTCGCCCGTTCAAAAGACCTGCTTCGGCAGACGCCGGTGCAAGCGAAAGACCGGGCCGATCTGCGCCGCCTCTTGGAGCGGGAGGCCGGCGGGATCATCTTCACCACCATCCACAAATTCGCCCCCGAAGCCAAGGGTGATCGCATCCCCGTGTTGACAGACCGAAAAAATGTCATCGTCATCGCCGACGAGGCCCACCGCAGCCAGTACGGCTTCGGCGCCGATGTGGTGGAAGGAAAAGACGAAGCGGACATCAAATACGGCTACGCCAAATATATGCGCGACGCCCTGCCCAACGCCTCCTACATCGGCTTTACCGGCACGCCCATCGAACTGACCGATAAGAACACCCGCGCCGTCTTCGGCGATTACATCGACATCTATGACATGACCCGCGCCGTTGAAGACGGCACCACCGTCAAGATCTACTACGAGAGCCGCATCGCCAAGCTCGACCTGCCCGACGAGATGAAGCCCGTCGTCGATGAGGAATACGAAGAGATCACCGAACATCAGGAATACGAGCAAAAAGAAAAGCTGAAGTCCAAGTGGTCCCGCCTGGAAGCCATCGTCGGCGCCGACGAGCGGATCCAGGTGGTGGCCCGAGACATCGTCGAGCACTTCGAGAAACGTCAGGCCGCCCAGGAGACCGCCGTCGGCAAAGCCATGATCGTCGTCATGTCCCGGCGCATCGCCGTCGACCTGTATCATGCCATCGTCACCCTCCGTCCCGAATGGCACAGCGATGATCTAGACAGAGGCGTCATCAAGGTGGTCATGACGGGGGGCTCCGCCGACCCGAAGGAATGGCAGCCCTTCATCGGTACGAAGGCCACTCGTGATCGCCTCGCCAAGCGCATGAAAGACAACGATGATGAACTGAAACTGGTCATCGTCCGCGACATGTGGCTCACCGGCTTCGACGTGCCCAGCATGCACACCATGTACATCGATAAGCCTATGGGCGGCCACAACCTGATGCAGGCCATAGCTAGGGTCAACCGCGTCTTTCGGGAAAAGCAGGGCGGCTTAGTCGTCGACTACATCGGCATCGCTGAGAACCTGAAAGCCGCCTTGCGAGATTACACGGAAAGCGACAAGCAGACGACCGGCGTCGACACGGACCAGGCGGCGGAGGTCATGCTGGAGAAGTATGACCTGATCCAAGAGATGCTTCACGGCCACGACTACAGCAAGTTTTTCACAGGCAAAGCCAGCGACCGCATGCAGGCCATCGTCGAAACGATCGACTTCGTCATCGGGCTCCGTGAGCGCAAAGATGAATACATGCGCCTCGTCACGGAACTGTCCAAGGCCTACTCCCTCTGCGCCACCACCGACGCGGCAGAAAAGCTCAACTTGGAAGTGGGCTTCCACAAGGCCGTCAAAGCGGGCATCATCAAGATGATCCCGGAGAACACAAAAAAGAGAACAGGCGCCCACTTGGACGCCCAGTTAAACCAGTTGATCTCCAAGTCGATCTCCTCGAACGAGGTCATCGACATCCTGCAGGCCGTAGGCCTGCAAAAGCCCAACATCGCCATCCTGTCCGATGAGTTCCTTGAAGAAGTGCGGGTGATGAAGCAGAAAAACCTGGCTGTCGAACTACTCAACCGCCTGCTCAAAGGCAAGGTCAAAGCCTTCGCTCGCAAGAACCTGATCCTTTCTAAAAAGTTTTCCGAAATGCTGGAACAGGCCATCAAGAAGTACCAGAACCGTACCATTGAGACGACCCAGGTGATCATCGAACTGATCGAACTGGCCAAAGAAGTGAACAAGGCTCATGGCCGGGGTGAAAACACGGGCCTGACCGAAGACGAATTGGCCTTCTATGACGCCTTAGCCGACAATGAATCGGCGAGAGAACTCATGGGCGACGAGATCCTCAAACAAATCGCCAGGGATCTGACCCAGCAGATCAAGCGGAACATGACCGTCGACTGGAGCCTGAGAAGCAGCGTCCAGGCAAGAATGAAGATGATCATCAAGCGGCTGTTGAAGAAATACAACTACCCCCCGGACAATCGCGAGAAAGCCCTGTCCACCGTCATGGAACAGGCGCGGTTGCTCTGTGTCAGCGAGGCAGCAGCCCTGAACAGCGGCGACCAGGTTTCCGAACTGAGAGTAGCGGAAAGACTGGATCATCGCTACGAGGTCTAA
- a CDS encoding methyl-accepting chemotaxis protein — MGFLQGWFVRSERPQSEAPPPVTIYRDRPPAWLNREIERLTAQVQEAMRCGSDLIAAGEEMQCQVVEANETALCSQGMVEELNRHVQKALAEVGEAQRSLEQAKRLAVNGADVLRNASQELTGIHSRVEQAAQLNAQLQAHARQLDGMLSAIHTIAGQTKLLALNATIEAARAGEAGRGFSVVAEEVGRLATKSRETVQQVSAALRQIQQNSLQAAQVMTEGTKGIRDGLHSVRQVQQTLQSIIGQITGSASGLARSYESVQALDLGIDAVRQIAQEVAEVIARCSQTTGQAITASQLQAQLMETLLQKLLEVQSRCLHCPFPIKEDEQNALSA, encoded by the coding sequence ATGGGCTTTTTACAGGGCTGGTTTGTCCGGAGCGAAAGGCCGCAATCGGAAGCGCCCCCGCCGGTGACAATCTACCGGGATCGACCCCCCGCATGGCTGAATAGAGAGATAGAACGGTTGACGGCGCAGGTTCAGGAAGCGATGCGCTGCGGCAGCGACTTGATCGCTGCAGGGGAGGAGATGCAATGCCAGGTAGTCGAGGCGAACGAAACGGCCTTGTGCAGTCAAGGCATGGTGGAAGAATTAAACCGCCATGTGCAAAAGGCCCTTGCCGAGGTCGGTGAGGCCCAGCGTTCCCTCGAACAAGCAAAAAGGCTCGCCGTCAACGGCGCCGATGTCCTCCGTAACGCCAGCCAGGAGTTGACAGGCATCCACAGCCGGGTGGAACAGGCCGCGCAACTCAACGCCCAACTCCAGGCGCACGCCCGTCAACTGGACGGGATGTTGTCGGCCATCCACACCATCGCCGGTCAGACGAAACTGCTAGCCTTGAACGCCACCATCGAAGCGGCCCGGGCCGGTGAGGCCGGACGGGGTTTTTCCGTAGTGGCCGAGGAAGTGGGAAGGCTGGCTACCAAGAGCCGTGAAACGGTCCAACAGGTGTCGGCGGCGCTGCGCCAGATCCAACAAAATTCTCTGCAAGCCGCTCAGGTCATGACGGAAGGGACAAAAGGCATCCGGGACGGGCTGCATTCGGTGCGCCAGGTGCAACAGACCTTGCAATCCATCATCGGACAGATCACCGGCTCTGCCAGCGGGCTGGCCCGTTCCTACGAAAGCGTGCAGGCGCTCGATCTGGGGATCGACGCCGTGCGTCAGATCGCCCAGGAGGTAGCCGAGGTGATCGCCCGCTGCTCCCAGACAACAGGCCAAGCGATTACGGCTTCACAACTCCAGGCGCAATTGATGGAGACGCTCTTACAAAAACTGCTGGAAGTCCAATCACGCTGCCTGCACTGCCCCTTTCCGATCAAGGAGGATGAACAGAATGCGCTCTCCGCTTAG
- a CDS encoding LysM peptidoglycan-binding domain-containing protein, translated as MAARQGISKWLLIGGLSLGALLNGSLLSPAQAAVPQVYVDNTLLTANVAPVLQQGVLQVPAKELASALGGSFIFDANTNQGTVKVGDNEAVFLLNSPTVTFNGKHINAPAPMVMTGNRFMVPADFLCNTLGLVSVAKGDLLQVYKPVNGRITYKVMSGDSLWRLSQKFGTTISSIQSLNGLTFDVLYVGQNLTILPQLPPAVTVTATMSSSGTFFSSPSFSASAIGYLQPGTTVTILGKSGDWFKAQSPLGVGYLYRSVLRVNQNITPVPAPANIFAAKIPVDTSRDTVTYQSYTVVSGDTVWSIAERQGILKDELCAVNGLGDGSQIKVGQVLKIPVHHVAAQPILGPQFGEVLDWLSQGQYLFSTGKVGKLVDLSTGRSFMIQRTMGANHADVETLTAADTQVMKEIFGGFTWNRRPFILHVEGRKIAASVSGMPHAGVDSAPYLANVSWRSGNYGAGPNYDRIKGNGMDGHFDLYTLNGSGHSEPTVSAPHQVGVLMAGGLE; from the coding sequence GTGGCAGCAAGGCAAGGCATCAGCAAATGGTTGCTCATCGGCGGACTCTCGCTCGGGGCGCTTCTGAATGGAAGCCTTCTGTCTCCGGCCCAGGCGGCTGTTCCCCAGGTCTACGTAGACAACACGCTTCTTACGGCCAATGTGGCCCCTGTGCTCCAGCAAGGCGTCCTGCAGGTTCCGGCAAAGGAGCTGGCGAGCGCCCTTGGCGGCAGCTTTATCTTTGACGCCAACACGAACCAGGGAACCGTCAAGGTGGGCGATAATGAAGCAGTGTTTTTGCTGAACTCACCGACGGTCACTTTTAACGGCAAGCATATCAACGCCCCGGCCCCGATGGTCATGACCGGCAACCGCTTCATGGTCCCTGCTGACTTCCTCTGTAATACCTTGGGACTCGTCAGCGTCGCGAAGGGAGACCTGCTTCAGGTATACAAGCCCGTAAACGGCCGGATCACCTACAAGGTCATGAGTGGTGATAGCCTCTGGCGGCTCTCCCAAAAGTTCGGCACGACCATTTCCTCCATCCAAAGCCTCAACGGCTTAACCTTCGATGTCCTCTACGTGGGGCAGAACCTGACGATCCTGCCTCAACTTCCACCGGCGGTGACCGTCACGGCCACCATGTCCAGCTCCGGCACCTTTTTCAGCAGCCCCAGTTTTAGCGCCTCTGCCATCGGCTACCTCCAGCCCGGTACGACGGTCACCATTCTCGGTAAGTCGGGCGACTGGTTTAAGGCACAATCCCCTCTCGGGGTCGGCTATCTCTACCGCTCTGTCCTTCGGGTGAATCAGAACATCACCCCCGTCCCAGCGCCGGCCAACATTTTCGCTGCGAAAATCCCTGTCGACACCTCTAGAGATACGGTGACCTACCAGTCCTACACCGTTGTCAGCGGTGATACGGTCTGGTCGATTGCAGAACGACAGGGGATCCTGAAGGACGAGCTCTGCGCTGTCAACGGCCTGGGCGACGGTTCCCAAATCAAAGTCGGTCAGGTGCTGAAGATCCCTGTCCATCACGTGGCCGCGCAGCCGATCCTGGGACCCCAGTTCGGCGAGGTGCTTGATTGGCTCAGCCAGGGGCAGTACCTATTCAGTACCGGCAAGGTGGGCAAGCTCGTAGATTTGTCGACCGGACGAAGCTTCATGATCCAGCGCACCATGGGGGCCAACCACGCCGATGTGGAAACGCTGACCGCCGCCGATACACAAGTCATGAAAGAGATCTTCGGTGGCTTTACCTGGAACCGCCGGCCCTTCATCCTCCACGTAGAGGGCCGCAAAATCGCCGCCTCCGTCTCTGGCATGCCCCACGCCGGTGTGGACAGCGCCCCTTATCTGGCCAACGTGTCCTGGCGCAGCGGCAATTATGGCGCCGGTCCCAACTATGACCGGATCAAAGGCAACGGGATGGATGGTCACTTCGATCTGTACACCCTCAACGGCAGCGGTCACTCGGAACCGACAGTCAGCGCGCCTCATCAGGTGGGCGTGCTGATGGCGGGCGGGTTGGAGTAG
- a CDS encoding DUF1659 domain-containing protein, with the protein MAVSKSPISASLRLIAQTGTNAKGEPLFQNRDFKGLKPSATDDNVYAAAEALSGLMSIPVSRIARVDTNQLIEA; encoded by the coding sequence ATGGCAGTCAGCAAAAGCCCCATCAGCGCCAGCCTGCGCCTCATCGCCCAGACGGGAACAAACGCCAAAGGAGAGCCCCTGTTCCAAAACCGGGACTTCAAAGGCCTGAAACCGTCGGCGACCGATGACAACGTCTACGCCGCCGCTGAAGCGCTGTCCGGCCTGATGAGCATCCCCGTCAGCCGGATCGCCCGCGTCGACACGAACCAACTGATCGAAGCCTAA